The sequence TTGTTGACGATCAGCGGCGGCTTGATTTTCAGCACGTTTTTGCGCACTCCGCCCAGGCCGAAAATGACGCCGTTTTTCATGCCGGCGTCGCGGATGGCGACGGTTTCCTTGTCAAGCGGCGTTTTGCTTTTCCGGTCCCTGACGAACTCCACGCCGATATGCAGTCCGGCCTGCCGAACTTCGCCGATTTCCGGATGTTTTTCCATCATGGACTTGATCTGTTCCCCAAGGTAGAGCCCCATTGCCCGGCAGTTTTCCAGGACGCCGGCTTCCAGCATGGCAAGCTGTTTCGCGGCCGTC comes from Kiritimatiellia bacterium and encodes:
- a CDS encoding aminotransferase class III-fold pyridoxal phosphate-dependent enzyme — its product is TFARIGEMFAADYFSVKPDIIVLGKGLGAGLPLAAIVISDKLKGFEPDTEELHTFANPTLSMVTAAKQLAMLEAGVLENCRAMGLYLGEQIKSMMEKHPEIGEVRQAGLHIGVEFVRDRKSKTPLDKETVAIRDAGMKNGVIFGLGGVRKNVLKIKPPLIVNKKECDEILEKFDKSVCFVLRK